One stretch of Schlesneria sp. DSM 10557 DNA includes these proteins:
- a CDS encoding SufS family cysteine desulfurase, with amino-acid sequence MNEVTPDLIAQIATQLFNGVPQPDGIPNSAPYGPSVPSGTPPYGSVPYESVPYSSFPQEAVPFATGQYPAGAYPAAGQHQNGYSPGSAATNPYASVPSESTPHLSTAHFTTPQAAVPYGSGPFLFGSHHNAAPVSLPQRPAPYSSGSHITDALTSMPHSNSAPGYVSNTPHTGGVPFSPEQFQTGSSYFPTSSLPAQGGIPHHPGISARSAERYAPSDVQGHAPHGLPQDLQSVSGQSGTGYGGGLHQVADISPDGLRNFVNQIRNPVPDVDHGFCPGSPGISFLKQILTPPQLPQPPLSGARPFDLPSIRRDFPALHQRVHGKQLVWFDNAATTQKPQQVIDAISYYYAHDNSNIHRAAHSLAARSTDAFEGVRDKVHQFLGAASSKEIIFVRGTTEGVNLIAQTYGRKFLQPGDEIVMSMLEHHANIVPWQMVAKEKGAVLRVIPVNDRGEVILEEYQALLGPKTKFVALTQASNSLGTILPVAEMTQMAKRYGARVLIDGAQSVSHIPVNVQEIGCDFFVFSGHKIFGPTGIGAVYARQEVQEIMPPWQGGGNMIKNVTFEETSYSDPPNKFEAGTPNIADVVGLGAALDYVQSLGLHNIGKYEHHLLHYATERLLAIDGLRIVGQAREKVSVISFVLKDFRTEEVGKLLDLEGIAVRAGHHCSQPSLRRYGLDATVRPSFAFYNTTEEIDHLVSSVKRISSRSVNFSQGAYGTYGARQRH; translated from the coding sequence ATGAACGAAGTCACCCCCGATCTGATTGCCCAGATCGCGACGCAATTATTCAACGGCGTTCCGCAGCCTGACGGAATTCCGAATTCAGCACCGTACGGACCTTCCGTCCCGAGCGGAACGCCGCCATACGGGTCCGTCCCGTATGAGTCTGTGCCGTACTCGTCCTTTCCTCAGGAAGCGGTGCCGTTTGCAACCGGACAATACCCCGCAGGGGCTTATCCGGCTGCCGGACAGCATCAGAACGGGTATTCACCAGGATCAGCTGCGACGAACCCGTATGCGTCCGTCCCCAGTGAATCGACGCCGCATCTGTCGACCGCTCATTTTACGACACCGCAAGCGGCGGTCCCTTACGGGTCCGGACCGTTCCTCTTCGGTTCACACCACAACGCCGCTCCCGTCTCGTTGCCCCAGCGTCCCGCTCCTTATTCCTCGGGTTCGCATATCACCGACGCATTGACTTCAATGCCCCACTCGAACTCAGCCCCTGGGTATGTGTCGAACACACCTCATACCGGAGGTGTCCCGTTCTCGCCTGAACAGTTCCAGACCGGATCGTCTTACTTCCCGACTTCGAGCCTCCCGGCTCAAGGAGGCATTCCGCATCACCCGGGGATCAGCGCCCGTAGCGCGGAGAGGTACGCTCCGTCAGACGTGCAGGGGCACGCACCGCACGGCCTTCCTCAGGATTTGCAGTCGGTATCAGGACAGTCCGGTACCGGATACGGAGGTGGACTGCATCAGGTTGCTGATATCTCTCCGGACGGACTCCGCAATTTTGTGAACCAGATCCGGAATCCGGTCCCCGATGTGGATCATGGGTTCTGCCCCGGCTCGCCTGGAATTTCGTTTCTGAAACAGATCCTGACGCCCCCTCAATTGCCTCAGCCCCCCCTCTCTGGAGCCCGGCCGTTTGATCTGCCGTCGATTCGACGTGACTTTCCTGCTTTACATCAGCGAGTTCACGGCAAGCAACTGGTCTGGTTTGACAACGCGGCGACGACGCAGAAACCTCAGCAGGTGATCGACGCGATCTCGTATTACTACGCTCATGATAATTCGAACATTCACCGTGCCGCCCATTCGCTGGCAGCCCGCTCGACCGATGCATTCGAAGGGGTACGTGACAAGGTCCATCAGTTCCTGGGCGCCGCTTCGTCCAAGGAAATTATCTTTGTGCGTGGAACGACCGAAGGGGTGAACCTGATCGCCCAGACCTATGGACGAAAGTTCCTGCAGCCGGGTGATGAGATCGTGATGTCGATGCTCGAACATCACGCAAACATTGTTCCCTGGCAGATGGTAGCGAAAGAGAAGGGGGCCGTCCTGCGGGTCATCCCGGTGAATGACCGTGGGGAAGTGATTCTGGAAGAGTACCAGGCGCTGCTGGGCCCGAAGACGAAGTTCGTGGCTCTCACGCAGGCGTCAAACAGCCTGGGAACCATACTTCCCGTTGCCGAAATGACGCAGATGGCGAAGCGGTACGGAGCTCGTGTGCTGATTGACGGAGCGCAGTCGGTTTCTCACATTCCCGTGAATGTCCAGGAAATCGGGTGCGACTTCTTCGTCTTTTCGGGACATAAGATTTTCGGCCCCACGGGGATCGGAGCCGTCTACGCCCGGCAGGAGGTGCAAGAGATCATGCCCCCCTGGCAGGGAGGAGGCAACATGATCAAGAATGTGACGTTCGAAGAAACGTCCTATTCGGATCCCCCCAACAAGTTCGAAGCAGGCACGCCGAATATCGCGGATGTCGTCGGGCTGGGGGCCGCTCTCGACTATGTCCAGAGTCTGGGTCTGCACAACATCGGGAAGTACGAGCATCATCTGCTGCATTACGCCACGGAGCGGTTGCTGGCGATCGACGGCCTGCGCATCGTGGGACAGGCCCGTGAAAAGGTGAGTGTTATCTCTTTTGTGCTGAAGGATTTCCGTACAGAAGAGGTCGGCAAGCTGCTGGATCTGGAAGGAATTGCCGTTCGGGCCGGCCACCACTGCTCACAGCCATCGCTGCGACGCTATGGACTGGACGCGACAGTTCGCCCTTCGTTCGCTTTCTACAACACCACTGAGGAAATTGATCATCTGGTCAGTTCGGTAAAACGAATCAGTTCTCGATCGGTCAACTTTTCACAAGGGGCATACGGCACCTACGGAGCGCGACAGCGTCATTAA
- a CDS encoding c-type cytochrome domain-containing protein: MQSRMLLAGIAGLLFAPIFANATEPPEFHRDVLPVLRKYCVGCHNPQEAEGGLVLQDYARTVQGGSEGPGIVAGKSRESLLWKRLTATDETRMPPKDHPAPAPEEVAAIREWIDAGAKAPAAPFTRPDLVTPRITPRGKVNEAITSVAFSPDGNTIALAGAQRIEIITGENVIPLRGHTGSVNEVRFSADGKWLCVAAGEVGLLGEATLWNTADWTRSALFQGHQDTLYSAQLSPDARTLATAGYDRNLIVWDVATGRSLKTFQGHNDAIYSASFSPNGKLIATASGDRTVKLWDVTSGSRLDTFSQPSKEQTSVAFRPDGKHVASGGADARIRIWQISDTGQEGTNPVLFARFAHEGPILAVVYSPDGRLLASTSEDLRIKIWETNKYTQVAVLERQPDWASALAFAPDNRRLLVGRMNGDHQIYPIDPALADSHTEMTPLVETTRPAEIAFSQSLSPVTEIEPNNTPQAAQTLSVPCLVQGELNSANRATSDGDYYRIEARHGDQFVFETIAARNGSYADTKLEIQYPNGKPVLRALLQAVRDSWINFRPIDSSSPDVRLEFWEEMDLNQLVYMNGEVCKTFRAPQGPDSGYVLYSVDGKRRGYFDTSAAAHAKDEPAYIVEAYPPDSNIVENGLPVFPVYYANDDDAERKLGKDSRILFTAPATGAYFIKVTDVRGLSGPDFSYQLKVRQPNPDFTVTVNTMNPKVPAGSGQRLKFTLSRLDHFDGPVRLDLAGLPKGFDASSPTMIEAGLYEAFSVLTASQSAPEPTQADLDRITILATAEINGRLVTKTIGGLGEVKLDKPGPVRVSLVPDDPRSTTEEGGLVIEPGTTITAKIIVERNGHEDDVRFDIDNLPHGIIVDNIGLSGVLVRKQETERQIFLTARPWVPETERLIHAVTQGVGNQGSPPVTLRVKKKSPPDAKAVAAQ, translated from the coding sequence ATGCAAAGTCGGATGCTTCTCGCTGGTATCGCTGGTCTACTGTTCGCGCCAATTTTCGCCAATGCCACGGAACCACCCGAGTTTCATCGGGATGTGCTGCCGGTGTTGCGGAAGTACTGCGTCGGCTGCCACAACCCCCAAGAGGCGGAAGGTGGCCTCGTCCTGCAGGACTACGCCCGCACCGTGCAAGGGGGGAGTGAAGGGCCTGGAATTGTGGCAGGAAAGAGCCGTGAAAGCCTGCTCTGGAAACGCCTGACCGCGACCGACGAAACCAGGATGCCGCCGAAAGATCATCCTGCTCCCGCGCCCGAGGAAGTTGCTGCGATTCGTGAATGGATCGATGCCGGCGCAAAAGCGCCTGCTGCGCCCTTCACTCGCCCTGACCTCGTCACACCCAGGATCACCCCCAGAGGAAAAGTAAACGAAGCGATTACATCCGTCGCGTTCTCTCCTGATGGAAACACGATTGCTCTGGCTGGGGCTCAACGAATCGAAATCATCACCGGGGAAAACGTCATCCCCCTCAGGGGACACACAGGGTCGGTGAATGAAGTTCGTTTCTCTGCGGACGGTAAGTGGCTTTGTGTGGCAGCAGGGGAAGTGGGACTGCTCGGCGAAGCGACCCTCTGGAACACCGCCGACTGGACCCGCAGTGCTCTGTTTCAGGGACACCAGGACACACTCTACTCGGCACAGCTCAGTCCCGATGCACGGACGCTCGCAACTGCGGGATATGACCGCAATCTGATCGTCTGGGACGTCGCGACAGGTCGATCCCTGAAGACTTTTCAAGGACACAACGACGCGATCTATAGTGCGAGTTTCTCGCCGAACGGGAAGTTGATTGCCACAGCAAGTGGCGATCGAACCGTCAAACTGTGGGATGTCACCTCTGGCAGTCGACTCGACACGTTTTCGCAGCCATCCAAGGAACAGACGTCGGTGGCGTTTCGTCCTGATGGGAAACACGTTGCCTCAGGAGGGGCCGATGCTCGAATCCGAATCTGGCAGATCAGCGACACGGGTCAGGAAGGGACGAACCCCGTTCTGTTCGCGCGGTTTGCACACGAAGGTCCGATTCTGGCTGTCGTTTATTCGCCTGACGGTCGCCTGCTGGCGTCAACCTCCGAAGACCTGCGCATCAAGATCTGGGAAACAAACAAGTACACCCAGGTGGCCGTCCTTGAACGGCAACCCGACTGGGCGTCGGCACTGGCCTTCGCCCCCGACAACCGGCGGCTACTTGTCGGACGCATGAACGGCGATCATCAGATCTACCCCATCGATCCCGCCCTTGCTGACTCACACACAGAAATGACGCCACTGGTCGAGACGACACGTCCTGCAGAGATCGCGTTCTCGCAGTCTCTTAGTCCCGTAACCGAGATCGAGCCGAACAACACTCCACAAGCCGCTCAAACCTTGTCGGTTCCCTGTCTCGTGCAGGGAGAATTGAATAGCGCGAACCGAGCCACGTCCGACGGCGATTACTACCGGATCGAAGCTCGTCATGGTGACCAGTTCGTCTTCGAGACGATCGCCGCCCGCAACGGATCATATGCCGATACGAAACTCGAGATTCAGTATCCGAATGGAAAACCAGTGCTCAGAGCACTCCTGCAGGCAGTGCGCGATTCCTGGATTAATTTCCGGCCGATCGATTCGTCTTCGCCCGACGTCAGGCTCGAGTTCTGGGAAGAAATGGATCTGAATCAGTTGGTCTACATGAACGGAGAAGTCTGCAAAACATTTCGCGCCCCTCAAGGTCCTGACTCGGGCTATGTGCTGTACTCGGTCGACGGGAAGAGACGTGGTTATTTCGACACCAGTGCAGCGGCCCACGCCAAAGATGAGCCCGCCTATATCGTCGAAGCGTATCCCCCCGATTCGAACATCGTCGAAAATGGTCTTCCCGTCTTTCCCGTGTATTACGCCAACGATGACGATGCGGAACGAAAACTGGGCAAGGATTCGCGAATCTTGTTTACGGCACCAGCAACGGGTGCGTATTTCATCAAAGTGACAGACGTTCGCGGGCTGAGTGGTCCAGACTTTTCCTATCAGTTGAAAGTTCGTCAGCCTAACCCCGACTTCACCGTGACCGTCAATACGATGAATCCCAAAGTCCCAGCGGGAAGCGGACAACGCCTGAAGTTCACACTGTCACGACTGGATCACTTTGACGGGCCGGTCAGACTCGATCTGGCCGGTTTGCCCAAAGGCTTCGATGCCTCGTCCCCCACTATGATTGAGGCGGGGCTTTATGAAGCGTTCAGCGTCCTGACCGCCTCTCAATCTGCTCCGGAACCCACTCAAGCAGACCTGGACAGAATTACGATCCTCGCAACGGCAGAGATCAATGGGCGGCTCGTCACGAAGACCATCGGAGGACTGGGAGAGGTGAAACTGGACAAGCCCGGTCCTGTCCGAGTTTCTCTCGTTCCCGATGATCCCCGTTCAACCACAGAAGAGGGTGGTCTGGTCATCGAGCCGGGCACGACGATCACGGCCAAAATTATCGTTGAACGGAATGGCCACGAGGACGACGTTCGGTTTGACATCGATAACCTGCCTCACGGAATCATCGTCGATAACATCGGACTCTCGGGAGTGCTTGTCCGCAAGCAGGAGACAGAGCGACAGATCTTCCTTACCGCTCGTCCCTGGGTCCCCGAGACCGAGCGACTGATCCATGCTGTCACTCAGGGAGTCGGCAATCAGGGATCCCCGCCCGTAACATTGCGAGTGAAAAAGAAGTCCCCTCCCGATGCCAAAGCAGTCGCCGCTCAGTAG
- a CDS encoding MotA/TolQ/ExbB proton channel family protein, with product MPVLTSETSAELLNRLSHLSTPVIASVALVHLLVFFWLIVWSRRDLRRMASDFDQFTRELKYRSILDRGSNLSDQIDAFLADIKDVLDDPSKTTERQNLWLRMRILDEERRYLQSHAFETWYNISRTMIEAYPLAGVLGTVLAIGAGLQSGQSNAQQTVSDIVRNFGESIWSTFMGLFSAMVLMFVNSIVETKFRRLAENRVHVRETVARAKRELSITAGART from the coding sequence ATGCCAGTGTTGACGTCCGAAACTTCGGCCGAATTGTTAAATCGACTGTCCCATCTGTCGACACCCGTTATTGCCTCGGTGGCACTCGTGCATCTGCTGGTGTTCTTCTGGTTGATTGTCTGGTCGCGGCGTGACCTGCGGCGAATGGCTTCAGATTTCGACCAGTTCACGCGGGAATTGAAGTATCGAAGCATTCTCGATCGGGGATCAAACCTGTCGGATCAGATCGACGCCTTTCTCGCCGACATCAAAGATGTTCTCGATGATCCTTCCAAGACGACCGAACGGCAGAACCTCTGGCTGCGAATGCGGATCCTCGATGAGGAACGCCGCTATCTTCAGTCACACGCCTTTGAGACGTGGTACAACATCAGTCGTACCATGATTGAAGCCTATCCCCTGGCAGGAGTGCTGGGAACCGTTCTTGCGATCGGAGCCGGCCTGCAGTCGGGGCAGTCCAACGCTCAGCAGACCGTCTCGGACATTGTCCGCAATTTCGGTGAGTCGATCTGGTCGACGTTCATGGGACTGTTCTCGGCAATGGTGCTGATGTTCGTTAACAGTATCGTCGAGACGAAGTTTCGACGCCTGGCCGAGAATCGGGTCCACGTTCGGGAGACGGTAGCGCGAGCCAAGCGGGAATTATCGATCACGGCAGGAGCGCGTACATGA
- a CDS encoding AI-2E family transporter: protein MNRVISLSVLFALILLLGGMLFHVIAPFILPLFLAAVLAVICQPMQAYFLRKCGERRSLAAALTTCAVVALVVVPLVIGTFFSAVQLYSLAEQHLDGDWHRSLDLLWTRTVTPAIERLEPVVPGGLSEERIDTWKRQFGESMQSLARQLAGRTFQYASSTVGMFVSLTVAAGIFITALYYFLADGPLLIAAAEELIPVPADHQRRLRERFSSVVRAVVTATFLAALIQGFATAIAINFCGIGHFWVFLAVATVASVVPLVGAWIVWVPCAVWLGLQGNWMAASLLTFWGVCIVSMLDNIVKIYVLQNDTDLHPLLAFLSVVGALQVLGLWGIFIGPIVASCLFALIHMFNAELKELAQQGNTKATPEPPTPLPSQTGAVIDAAVPVPVVATPSSNPSHSGESGVKSKRRK, encoded by the coding sequence ATGAACCGGGTCATCTCTCTCTCCGTGCTGTTTGCGTTGATCCTGCTACTGGGCGGAATGCTGTTTCATGTCATCGCCCCTTTCATCCTGCCTCTGTTCCTGGCTGCAGTGCTGGCCGTGATCTGTCAGCCGATGCAAGCGTATTTCCTGCGTAAGTGTGGTGAGCGCCGTTCGCTGGCCGCCGCGTTGACGACCTGCGCCGTGGTGGCTCTGGTTGTGGTACCGCTCGTGATTGGGACGTTCTTCTCTGCCGTGCAGCTTTATTCGCTGGCAGAGCAGCATCTGGACGGTGACTGGCACCGCAGCCTTGATTTGCTGTGGACCCGTACGGTCACTCCGGCCATCGAACGATTGGAACCCGTCGTTCCGGGGGGCTTGTCGGAGGAACGTATTGATACCTGGAAACGCCAGTTTGGCGAGAGCATGCAGTCGCTGGCACGGCAACTGGCCGGACGAACCTTTCAGTATGCTTCCTCGACCGTGGGAATGTTTGTTTCACTGACTGTCGCTGCCGGGATTTTCATTACCGCCCTTTACTACTTCCTTGCCGATGGCCCGTTACTGATTGCAGCCGCAGAGGAACTGATTCCGGTTCCGGCTGATCATCAGCGCCGGCTGCGCGAGCGGTTTTCGAGCGTGGTGCGAGCGGTCGTCACCGCCACGTTTCTTGCAGCGTTAATTCAAGGATTCGCTACTGCGATCGCGATTAACTTCTGCGGGATCGGCCATTTCTGGGTCTTCCTGGCAGTCGCCACTGTCGCGTCGGTCGTACCGCTGGTGGGAGCCTGGATTGTCTGGGTCCCCTGTGCAGTTTGGCTGGGGCTGCAAGGCAATTGGATGGCTGCTTCGCTGTTGACGTTCTGGGGTGTCTGCATCGTCAGCATGCTCGACAATATCGTCAAAATCTACGTTCTACAGAATGATACCGACCTGCACCCGCTGCTAGCATTTCTGAGCGTGGTGGGGGCCCTTCAGGTACTTGGACTGTGGGGAATCTTTATCGGCCCTATCGTGGCGTCATGCCTGTTCGCATTAATTCACATGTTCAATGCCGAACTGAAGGAACTTGCCCAGCAAGGAAACACCAAGGCGACCCCTGAACCTCCCACTCCGCTGCCATCGCAAACCGGAGCGGTCATCGACGCGGCCGTCCCGGTTCCCGTAGTGGCGACACCCTCTTCCAACCCGTCTCACTCCGGTGAATCCGGCGTCAAGTCGAAGCGTCGCAAGTGA
- a CDS encoding YkgJ family cysteine cluster protein, translating to MSTTEKWYSDGLRFKCTQCGNCCTGSPGVVWVTDEELQAIADFRGESIGETRITHTKLIGGRRTLRDYPNGDCTFFDGQTRRCTIYPVRPPQCGTWPFWNSNLESPDTWKRGQTVCPGMGNGDLVQLEEIERQAAIIDI from the coding sequence TTGAGCACAACGGAGAAATGGTATTCAGACGGACTGAGGTTCAAGTGCACGCAGTGCGGTAACTGCTGCACGGGTTCTCCGGGCGTCGTTTGGGTCACCGATGAAGAACTGCAGGCGATCGCCGATTTTCGCGGTGAGTCGATTGGGGAAACCCGCATCACGCACACCAAACTGATTGGTGGCCGAAGAACGCTACGCGACTATCCCAACGGGGATTGTACTTTCTTCGACGGACAGACTCGTCGATGTACAATTTACCCGGTTCGCCCCCCTCAATGCGGCACCTGGCCGTTCTGGAATTCAAACCTTGAGAGCCCGGACACCTGGAAGCGGGGACAGACCGTTTGTCCCGGCATGGGGAATGGGGACCTCGTGCAACTGGAAGAGATCGAAAGACAGGCGGCAATCATCGACATTTAG
- the trxA gene encoding thioredoxin, whose protein sequence is MAGNVAEFSDAGFQSDVINSKEPVLVDFWAPWCGPCKMLGPTIEELAKDYSGRAKIGKVNIDDNQDVASEYGVSSIPTVIVFKNGQIVDRFVGVTPKSRLSAAIDKHL, encoded by the coding sequence ATGGCAGGCAATGTAGCGGAATTCTCCGATGCAGGATTCCAGTCCGATGTGATCAACAGCAAGGAACCCGTTCTGGTTGACTTCTGGGCTCCCTGGTGCGGTCCCTGCAAAATGCTCGGCCCCACCATCGAAGAACTCGCCAAGGACTATTCCGGCCGTGCCAAGATCGGTAAGGTCAACATCGACGACAATCAGGACGTCGCCAGCGAATATGGCGTCAGCTCGATCCCGACTGTCATCGTGTTCAAAAATGGTCAGATCGTCGATCGATTCGTCGGTGTGACTCCCAAGTCCAGGCTCAGCGCCGCAATCGATAAGCACCTCTAA